The following coding sequences lie in one Gemmatimonadota bacterium genomic window:
- a CDS encoding NAD-dependent succinate-semialdehyde dehydrogenase, translating into MPFPVIDPSTGATLREIPETSPEAVSRILSSADTAFRRWRRSEFSERTALLERAAALVRRRVDAWAGLMAEEMGKPLPQGRSEAEKCAWVCEHYAEEGPKALAPELVETDATSSTIRFEPLGVVLAIMPWNFPFWQVFRFAAPALMAGNAVVLKHARNVPGCAEAVVRLFEEAGAPEGLLQGVFLDDDAAEALIDRREIRAVTLTGSTRAGRAVASRAGAALKKTVLELGGSDPYLILADADLDLTASACVVSRMNNAGQSCIAAKRLIVVDARKEELEARVLEALRSVKVGDPRTPGTQVGPLAREDLRRALHRQVAESVESGARLLLGGEIPEGPGWFYPPTLLTEVGPGMPAYEEELFGPVVAIVPVRDEAEAIRVANDSDFGLGGGVFTSDVARGERIAGAELEAGFVAVNDFVRSDPRLPFGGIKDSGYGRELGTFGIREFVNVKTVWVR; encoded by the coding sequence ATGCCGTTTCCCGTCATAGACCCGAGCACCGGAGCGACCCTCCGGGAAATTCCCGAGACGTCGCCGGAGGCGGTGTCCCGCATCCTCTCTTCCGCGGATACGGCGTTTCGCAGATGGCGAAGGTCGGAATTTTCCGAACGTACCGCGCTCCTGGAGAGAGCGGCCGCACTCGTCCGGAGACGCGTTGACGCCTGGGCCGGCCTCATGGCGGAGGAGATGGGGAAGCCGCTCCCGCAGGGACGGTCCGAAGCCGAGAAGTGCGCCTGGGTCTGCGAACATTACGCCGAGGAGGGCCCGAAGGCGCTCGCGCCCGAGCTCGTCGAGACGGACGCGACCAGTAGCACCATCCGTTTCGAGCCGCTGGGTGTCGTCCTCGCGATCATGCCCTGGAACTTCCCCTTCTGGCAGGTCTTCCGGTTCGCGGCGCCCGCGCTGATGGCCGGAAACGCGGTCGTCCTCAAACATGCGCGGAACGTCCCGGGGTGCGCGGAGGCGGTCGTCCGTCTCTTTGAGGAGGCGGGCGCGCCGGAAGGGCTTCTTCAGGGCGTCTTTCTCGACGACGACGCGGCCGAAGCGCTCATCGACCGCCGGGAGATTCGCGCCGTCACCCTCACCGGAAGCACACGCGCGGGGCGGGCGGTGGCCTCCAGGGCGGGAGCGGCACTGAAGAAGACGGTCCTCGAGCTGGGCGGGAGCGATCCATATCTCATCCTCGCGGACGCCGATCTTGACCTAACCGCGAGCGCCTGCGTCGTGAGCCGGATGAACAACGCCGGCCAGAGCTGCATCGCGGCGAAGCGCCTCATCGTCGTGGACGCGCGGAAGGAGGAGCTCGAGGCGCGCGTGCTGGAGGCGCTCCGGAGCGTGAAGGTCGGTGACCCGCGCACGCCCGGGACCCAGGTGGGTCCCCTGGCGCGCGAAGACCTTCGGCGGGCGCTCCATCGACAGGTCGCGGAGAGCGTGGAATCCGGAGCGCGGCTTCTCCTGGGAGGCGAGATTCCGGAGGGCCCGGGATGGTTCTATCCACCGACACTCCTGACGGAGGTGGGGCCCGGGATGCCCGCGTACGAGGAGGAGCTCTTCGGCCCGGTCGTGGCGATCGTACCGGTCCGAGACGAGGCGGAAGCCATTCGGGTCGCGAACGATTCGGACTTCGGACTCGGGGGAGGGGTCTTCACCTCGGACGTGGCTCGAGGAGAGCGAATCGCGGGCGCCGAGCTCGAGGCGGGATTCGTGGCCGTGAACGACTTCGTGCGATCCGATCCTCGGCTCCCTTTCGGCGGGATCAAGGATTCCGGCTATGGGCGGGAGCTCGGGACCTTCGGGATTCGCGAGTTCGTGAACGTGAAGACCGTCTGGGTCCGGTAG
- a CDS encoding metallophosphoesterase, whose product MKLAILSDSHGLLRPELFPLLEGMDQIVHAGDIGPASLLVQLEAVAPLTAVWGNTDGFDVRGRLPEIARRNWEGRSIVVVHGHQFGVPAPEALAEAYADASLVVFGHTHVPTIKRVGTVLAVNPGCCGDRLKGFPPSIVYATLTARGIATEVVELGKE is encoded by the coding sequence ATGAAGTTGGCGATCCTCTCCGACTCGCATGGACTGCTTCGGCCGGAGCTTTTTCCCCTCCTCGAGGGCATGGATCAGATCGTCCACGCGGGCGACATCGGTCCCGCCTCCCTCCTCGTCCAGCTCGAAGCGGTCGCCCCGCTCACCGCGGTATGGGGGAACACGGACGGCTTCGACGTCCGGGGCCGCCTCCCCGAAATCGCGCGTCGCAACTGGGAAGGGCGCTCTATCGTGGTCGTGCATGGGCACCAGTTCGGCGTGCCGGCTCCGGAGGCGCTCGCCGAGGCCTACGCCGACGCATCCCTCGTCGTCTTCGGACACACGCATGTCCCGACGATCAAGCGGGTGGGAACCGTCCTCGCGGTGAATCCGGGGTGTTGCGGGGACAGGCTGAAGGGATTTCCGCCCTCGATCGTGTACGCGACGCTCACGGCGCGGGGGATCGCGACAGAGGTGGTGGAGCTCGGAAAGGAGTGA
- a CDS encoding glycosyltransferase family 4 protein has product MDPLRIVFLDSWHPSAHEGSGTAVGISTLGRGLRDLGHHVEVLRPQAGPPTLRSRAAFNLRLPSLLRGRPSDDLVVGFDLDGWRWSASRPAASRYLVSLKGVAADEARFSRSGAERLLLSTLAAFERRNAESADRVLVPSDYSARFIEGRYGIPRERIRIVPEPIEMTAWDELRGSAPLPPRRPTILSVARQYPRKDTATLLRAFPMVRRAVPAVHLRVIGGGPELPRLRAVARELRIEDAVTFQGAIPEDEAVHRSYFEAHVFCLPSKQEGFGIAFLEAMAAGLPIVASRAGAVPEVVPDGGAGLLVPEGEPGPLAEALIFLLRDGAARERMGAAGIRRAREFDLPKVATNFLEATLPATVGHAR; this is encoded by the coding sequence GTGGATCCGCTCCGGATCGTTTTCCTCGACTCCTGGCATCCTTCCGCGCACGAGGGGTCGGGAACGGCCGTCGGGATCTCGACGCTCGGGCGGGGGCTCCGCGACCTCGGGCACCATGTGGAGGTGCTTCGGCCCCAGGCCGGCCCTCCGACCCTTCGCTCCCGGGCCGCCTTCAATCTTCGGCTCCCCTCCCTCCTGCGGGGTCGGCCGTCGGACGATCTCGTCGTCGGCTTCGACCTGGACGGTTGGCGATGGTCCGCCTCCCGTCCCGCGGCTTCCCGCTACCTGGTCTCGCTCAAAGGAGTCGCGGCGGACGAGGCCCGGTTTTCCCGGTCGGGAGCCGAGCGGCTGCTCCTCTCCACGCTTGCCGCCTTCGAGCGGCGGAACGCGGAGTCGGCGGACCGCGTCCTCGTGCCCAGCGATTATTCGGCGCGATTCATCGAAGGGAGGTACGGAATCCCGAGGGAACGGATCCGCATCGTGCCCGAGCCGATCGAAATGACGGCGTGGGACGAGTTGCGCGGATCGGCGCCCCTCCCCCCCCGCCGCCCGACCATCCTGTCGGTGGCCCGGCAGTATCCCAGAAAAGACACGGCCACCCTCCTGCGTGCCTTCCCCATGGTGCGCAGAGCCGTCCCGGCGGTCCACCTCCGGGTCATCGGCGGCGGGCCCGAGCTTCCCCGCCTCAGGGCGGTCGCGCGTGAGCTTCGGATTGAAGATGCCGTGACTTTTCAGGGTGCGATTCCAGAGGATGAGGCTGTCCACCGGAGCTACTTCGAAGCCCACGTCTTCTGCCTTCCTTCGAAGCAGGAGGGCTTCGGCATCGCCTTCTTGGAAGCGATGGCCGCAGGACTTCCGATCGTCGCCTCCCGGGCGGGCGCGGTCCCGGAAGTCGTCCCCGATGGCGGGGCCGGGCTCCTCGTTCCGGAAGGTGAACCGGGCCCGCTCGCCGAGGCGCTGATTTTCCTCCTGAGAGACGGCGCCGCCCGCGAGCGGATGGGAGCCGCCGGCATCCGGCGAGCCCGAGAGTTCGACCTCCCGAAAGTTGCGACCAATTTTCTCGAAGCCACACTCCCGGCGACAGTGGGACACGCCCGATGA
- a CDS encoding 4a-hydroxytetrahydrobiopterin dehydratase: protein MDLLSRHCTSLPKGTPPLEGDALDPYLAAISDRWSVVDDHHIEGKFEFDDFMGALAFANRAGGAAEAEGHHPDIAITWGAARVTIWTHSIGGLSENDFILAARLDTLA, encoded by the coding sequence ATGGACCTTCTCTCACGCCACTGCACGTCCCTGCCCAAGGGGACGCCGCCCCTCGAGGGCGACGCACTCGACCCATACCTCGCGGCGATCTCTGATCGGTGGTCGGTCGTGGACGACCACCACATCGAGGGAAAGTTCGAGTTCGACGACTTCATGGGTGCCCTGGCTTTCGCGAACCGGGCGGGAGGTGCGGCCGAAGCCGAGGGTCACCACCCGGACATCGCGATCACCTGGGGGGCCGCCAGGGTGACGATCTGGACGCATTCGATCGGCGGACTCAGCGAGAACGACTTCATCCTCGCCGCGCGGCTCGATACCCTGGCCTGA
- a CDS encoding fumarylacetoacetate hydrolase family protein, with the protein MNRRTMLRGALLVAALLAAGAPSLDAQVTRYVRFQDGMADAWGVLEGETIQRLSAAPYAGGTRTGQSVALSSVALLAPATPKTTIVLNVNYPSGVTGQPRERPTLVTIPPRALTGHGSPILRPVEAENVRAEATLAIVIGSIARNVSPEQAGQHILGVAPAVDVTAMDWRTGQWARAKGTDTFKPMGPAVVSGVDYDNLTITGRHNGTALQPVRTSEMIWSPNEVVSYISRYMTLNPGDVVFAGTAGAEFTVALQPGDNFEVEVSGVGTLRNSVAAAPPVALTLPPPHTP; encoded by the coding sequence GTGAATCGCAGAACGATGCTGCGGGGTGCGCTCCTCGTCGCCGCGCTGCTCGCGGCCGGCGCCCCCTCTCTCGACGCCCAAGTCACGCGGTACGTCCGCTTCCAGGACGGGATGGCCGACGCGTGGGGCGTGCTCGAAGGCGAGACGATTCAGCGGCTCAGCGCCGCACCGTACGCAGGCGGGACGCGGACAGGTCAGTCCGTCGCGCTTTCGTCCGTCGCCTTGCTCGCTCCCGCGACGCCGAAGACGACGATCGTCCTGAACGTGAATTATCCGAGTGGCGTGACCGGGCAGCCGCGCGAGCGGCCCACGCTTGTCACGATTCCGCCCCGGGCGCTCACGGGACACGGCTCTCCAATCCTTCGGCCGGTGGAGGCGGAGAATGTTCGGGCCGAGGCGACACTCGCGATCGTGATCGGGAGCATCGCTCGAAATGTCTCACCAGAACAAGCGGGGCAACATATCCTCGGCGTGGCCCCGGCGGTGGACGTCACCGCGATGGATTGGCGGACGGGCCAGTGGGCCCGCGCCAAGGGGACGGATACCTTCAAGCCGATGGGGCCCGCGGTAGTGAGCGGCGTGGACTACGACAACCTCACGATCACCGGACGGCACAACGGCACGGCCCTTCAGCCGGTCCGCACGTCGGAGATGATCTGGAGTCCGAACGAGGTGGTCAGCTACATCTCGCGGTACATGACGCTGAATCCCGGCGACGTCGTATTCGCCGGCACCGCCGGAGCGGAATTCACCGTGGCGCTCCAGCCGGGGGACAACTTCGAGGTCGAGGTATCGGGAGTCGGAACGCTCAGGAATTCTGTCGCCGCGGCTCCGCCGGTGGCCTTGACGCTTCCGCCACCCCACACGCCCTGA
- a CDS encoding fumarylacetoacetate hydrolase family protein → MKRSFAAVIGLLTGALLATAPSADAQEVTRYVRYEVGGAASWGELEGETIHQLTSAPYLEGSRRTGQTAAMASVALLAPAEPTLVVMTALNFLSHLGGQQPSDYPGLFLVPPQSVAAPGSPMFIYNDSNALNYEAEAVIMIGRRAKNVPLEDAHEYIFGVTAGNDGSERGWQLREDEGQWSRGKGADTFNPIGPVLVRGVDPNNVTIIGRMNGEERQRENTSDMIFNFDYMVSYVSHFFTLEPGDLIWSGTPGSTQAMSPGDVYEVEIEGVTVLRTPIAAAPAP, encoded by the coding sequence GTGAAGCGTTCATTCGCAGCGGTCATCGGTCTGCTCACGGGCGCGCTCCTGGCGACTGCGCCGTCGGCCGATGCCCAGGAGGTAACCCGTTACGTCCGCTACGAGGTCGGCGGAGCGGCTTCGTGGGGTGAGCTGGAGGGAGAGACGATTCATCAGCTCACCTCCGCTCCTTACTTGGAGGGGAGCCGACGCACCGGACAGACGGCGGCCATGGCATCGGTCGCGCTGCTCGCTCCCGCGGAGCCGACGCTCGTCGTCATGACGGCGCTCAACTTCCTGAGCCACCTCGGGGGCCAGCAACCTTCCGACTATCCGGGCCTCTTCCTGGTTCCGCCGCAGTCCGTGGCCGCACCCGGCTCACCGATGTTCATTTACAACGATTCGAACGCCCTCAACTACGAGGCCGAGGCCGTGATCATGATCGGTCGCCGCGCGAAAAACGTCCCTCTCGAAGATGCGCACGAATACATCTTCGGCGTCACCGCGGGGAACGACGGGAGCGAGCGGGGATGGCAACTTCGCGAAGACGAGGGCCAGTGGTCGCGCGGAAAGGGCGCGGACACCTTCAACCCGATCGGGCCGGTCCTCGTCCGCGGCGTGGACCCGAACAACGTGACGATCATCGGCCGAATGAACGGGGAGGAGCGGCAGAGGGAGAACACCTCCGACATGATCTTCAACTTCGACTATATGGTCAGCTACGTCTCGCACTTCTTCACCCTCGAGCCGGGCGACCTGATCTGGTCGGGCACCCCGGGATCCACCCAGGCGATGAGCCCCGGCGACGTTTACGAAGTCGAGATCGAAGGCGTGACCGTCCTGCGCACCCCCATCGCCGCGGCTCCGGCGCCCTGA
- a CDS encoding FAD-dependent oxidoreductase, which produces MGEGRWSHSRRDFLRAAGLALGGVGLGGCWDLFGPGETGGQAPKRVVIIGAGLSGLVAGFELDQLGHDVTILEARDRVGGRALTIRAPFSDGLFAEAGAARIPPSHDLTLGYAEHFGLTVDPFYPGTGSFVDYAQGMRSIVSPDDFLSSRPSYVKIRGGTERLPLAFSGSLGSRIRLSFPVIRIEQRGSEVVVSGDGGEELEADRVLCTVPLPVLHRIQFLPELSSAKGAAADGGFQYMPSTRVFVQFSSRFWEGEGLNGWATTDWPEELWHPTWDLAGGRGVLLSYVRGARALEIDALVGPEKVQAVLDHWEGIFPGVNADAEASTVHSWQEDPWSGRAWAAPTGAQLAAYGTAIRQPEGRMHFSGEHTSDDRGWMQGALSSGLRAAEEIHLS; this is translated from the coding sequence ATGGGAGAAGGGCGTTGGTCGCATTCCCGGCGCGACTTCCTTCGGGCAGCGGGTCTTGCCCTGGGGGGAGTGGGGCTGGGTGGGTGTTGGGACCTCTTTGGACCCGGCGAGACCGGTGGCCAAGCTCCGAAACGCGTGGTAATCATCGGGGCCGGCCTCTCGGGACTGGTGGCCGGATTCGAGCTTGACCAGTTGGGGCACGACGTCACGATCCTCGAGGCGCGGGACCGGGTCGGCGGGCGCGCGCTGACGATTCGGGCCCCATTCTCGGATGGGCTCTTCGCGGAAGCGGGGGCGGCTCGGATTCCCCCGAGCCATGACCTCACGTTGGGGTATGCGGAGCACTTCGGTCTCACGGTGGATCCGTTTTACCCGGGAACCGGGAGCTTCGTGGACTATGCGCAGGGGATGCGTTCGATCGTGTCGCCGGACGACTTCCTCTCTTCACGGCCGTCGTACGTCAAAATCCGCGGCGGGACGGAGCGACTTCCGCTGGCATTCTCCGGGTCGCTCGGATCCCGGATCCGGCTTTCCTTTCCGGTGATCCGGATCGAACAGCGCGGCTCGGAAGTGGTTGTGAGCGGCGACGGTGGTGAGGAGCTTGAGGCCGACCGGGTGTTATGCACGGTGCCCCTTCCGGTCCTGCACCGCATTCAATTCCTTCCCGAGCTCTCGTCGGCGAAGGGTGCCGCCGCCGATGGTGGATTCCAGTATATGCCGTCGACGCGCGTGTTCGTGCAGTTCTCCTCTCGCTTCTGGGAAGGCGAAGGATTAAACGGGTGGGCCACCACGGACTGGCCGGAGGAGCTCTGGCATCCCACCTGGGATCTGGCCGGGGGGCGCGGCGTGCTCCTTTCGTACGTTCGGGGGGCGCGCGCGCTGGAGATCGATGCACTGGTCGGGCCGGAAAAGGTGCAAGCCGTCCTCGACCATTGGGAGGGGATCTTTCCGGGAGTGAACGCAGATGCTGAAGCCTCGACCGTCCACTCCTGGCAGGAGGACCCATGGTCCGGCCGTGCCTGGGCGGCCCCCACAGGTGCTCAGCTCGCCGCCTACGGGACCGCAATTCGCCAGCCCGAGGGGAGGATGCACTTTTCCGGGGAGCACACGTCCGACGACCGGGGTTGGATGCAGGGGGCCCTGTCCTCAGGGCTCCGTGCCGCCGAGGAGATCCACCTGAGCTGA